The following coding sequences are from one Melanotaenia boesemani isolate fMelBoe1 chromosome 19, fMelBoe1.pri, whole genome shotgun sequence window:
- the LOC121629912 gene encoding sperm-associated antigen 16 protein-like, whose translation MSARTGDSAEEKEEEREERRNIEDEDFEEAVKEAASSAVSRRKPLEQQIILHIPEAVDDFLRNFLRKAGLSRTLSSFEAEWYVSAQRLLQETLPTAAPGTFFISDANTHRHLLQMELDSVRRDTDLFRREAMAAAESLVRMQRERDFHRLQYGCVAQQKSKLLNDYKQLKNHLQSYEPVLRQVEDKYQAALRQKTLISLQKDRLPNSTVPQVSHEQAQGKKESKAD comes from the coding sequence ATGTCAGCCAGGACAGGAGACTCagcagaggagaaggaggaggagcgCGAGGAAAGGAGGAACATTGAGGATGAGGACTTTGAAGAAGCGGTGAAGGAGGCCGCCTCCTCTGCTGTTTCCAGGAGAAAACCTCTCGAACAGCAGATCATCCTCCACATCCCAGAGGCAGTGGATGATTTCCTGAGGAACTTCCTCCGTAAAGCCGGTCTGAGCCGGACTCTGAGCAGCTTTGAGGCGGAGTGGTATGTCTCGGCACAGAGACTCCTTCAAGAAACCCTGCCGACAGCAGCACCGGGCACCTTCTTCATCTCCGATGCGAACACGCACAGACATCTGCTCCAGATGGAGCTGGACTCGGTCCGCAGGGACACAGACCTGTTCAGGAGGGAGGCCATGGCAGCAGCGGAGAGCCTGGTGAGGATGCAGAGGGAAAGGGATTTCCACCGGCTGCAGTATGGATGTGTTGCACAGCAGAAGAGCAAGCTGCTTAATGACTACAAACAGCTGAAGAACCACTTGCAGTCCTACGAGCCCGTGCTGAGGCAGGTGGAGGACAAATACCAAGCAGCTCTGAGGCAGAAAACACTCATCAGCTTACAGAAGGACCGACTTCCAAACTCCACGGTTCCACAAGTCAGCCATGAACAAGCCCAAGGGAAGAAAGAGTCCAAGGCGGATTAA